From Humibacter ginsenosidimutans, a single genomic window includes:
- a CDS encoding NAD(P)-dependent oxidoreductase, with protein sequence MNIVVFGANGPTGRLVVRLALERGHAVTAVTRSPQAFPMSDPRLRVERGDVFAPETIRPLLQGRDAVLSALGVPYGREPITTYSVGARSMLDAMAQHGVRRLVCVSSSAVDADAGPHGGFFFERVLQPFVTNVLGKTLYDDMKRMESIVAGSDVDWTVMRPSGLFDADAVSDYRMAERYVPQKFTSRIDLADAMLRQLDDRRFVRTTVAVGTVSGAPSVAQLMMREAFKRPPRPTASGAAGGVSDGAAAVGQVSE encoded by the coding sequence GTGAACATCGTGGTGTTCGGGGCCAACGGACCGACGGGCCGACTCGTCGTGCGGCTCGCGCTGGAGCGCGGGCACGCCGTCACGGCCGTCACACGCTCGCCGCAGGCGTTCCCGATGTCGGACCCGAGGCTGCGGGTCGAACGGGGCGACGTCTTCGCGCCAGAGACGATCCGTCCGCTGCTGCAGGGACGGGATGCCGTGCTCTCGGCACTCGGCGTCCCCTATGGTCGAGAGCCCATCACCACGTACTCGGTGGGTGCGCGCAGCATGCTCGACGCGATGGCACAGCACGGAGTGCGTCGTCTCGTGTGCGTGAGCTCGAGCGCGGTCGACGCCGACGCGGGTCCGCACGGCGGCTTCTTCTTCGAGCGGGTGCTGCAGCCGTTCGTCACCAACGTTCTCGGCAAGACGCTGTACGACGACATGAAGCGCATGGAGAGCATCGTCGCGGGCAGCGACGTCGACTGGACCGTGATGCGGCCGTCCGGCCTGTTCGACGCGGATGCCGTCAGCGACTACCGCATGGCCGAGCGGTACGTGCCGCAGAAGTTCACCTCCCGCATCGACCTCGCGGATGCCATGCTCCGGCAGCTCGACGACCGGCGCTTCGTGCGCACCACGGTCGCGGTCGGCACGGTGTCGGGCGCTCCGTCGGTGGCGCAGCTGATGATGCGAGAGGCGTTCAAGCGGCCGCCGCGACCCACGGCATCCGGGGCTGCCGGCGGCGTGTCCGACGGCGCGGCGGCTGTGGGACAGGTGTCGGAATGA
- a CDS encoding alpha/beta hydrolase has translation MNGTPEPFHPDLRAARWIPNLGVSRATLRLFRASPREAGSTPTVEVSSASVHTTDGELVLRIFRPRAAADPVPGLFWIHGGGLVIGTPQQDDATNRLLAETLGIVVIAAQYRLAPEHPAPAALDDLIAEWRAVLGDPNRFGVDPSRMAIGGGSAGGGLAAALVQRLHDEKDPEPIFQLLVYPMLDDRTVLRTDIDTRHHRFWPASSNRYGWESYLGVPAGSAEVPPYSVPARREDLTGLPPAWIGVGTLDLFHDEDLAYADRLHAAGVPCEVVEVPGAFHGFDATFTKAAVTKEFHATIARALRGALRLPEESPAS, from the coding sequence ATGAACGGCACACCCGAGCCATTCCATCCCGACCTGCGGGCCGCGCGATGGATCCCGAATCTCGGCGTCTCGCGCGCGACGCTGCGTCTGTTCCGCGCGTCTCCGCGAGAGGCGGGCTCGACACCGACGGTCGAGGTCAGCTCGGCTTCCGTGCACACGACGGACGGGGAGCTGGTCCTCCGGATCTTCCGGCCGCGCGCGGCGGCAGACCCCGTGCCCGGCCTGTTCTGGATCCATGGCGGCGGCCTCGTCATCGGCACTCCGCAGCAGGACGACGCCACCAACAGGCTCCTGGCCGAGACCCTCGGCATCGTCGTCATCGCCGCGCAGTACCGGCTCGCGCCTGAGCATCCGGCCCCCGCCGCGCTCGACGACCTCATCGCCGAGTGGCGTGCCGTGCTGGGGGACCCGAACCGGTTCGGCGTCGATCCCTCCCGGATGGCGATCGGAGGCGGCAGCGCCGGCGGGGGCCTCGCCGCCGCGCTGGTCCAGCGGCTGCACGACGAGAAAGATCCCGAGCCGATCTTCCAGTTGCTCGTCTACCCGATGCTGGACGACCGCACGGTGCTCCGCACGGACATCGACACCCGCCATCACCGTTTCTGGCCGGCGTCGAGCAACAGGTACGGGTGGGAGTCGTACCTCGGCGTGCCCGCGGGCAGCGCGGAGGTTCCGCCGTATTCGGTGCCGGCGCGCCGTGAAGACCTCACGGGGCTGCCGCCGGCGTGGATCGGAGTCGGGACGCTCGACCTGTTCCACGACGAGGATCTCGCGTACGCCGATCGCCTCCACGCGGCCGGCGTTCCCTGCGAGGTCGTCGAGGTGCCCGGCGCCTTCCACGGCTTCGACGCGACCTTCACGAAGGCGGCCGTGACGAAGGAGTTCCATGCGACGATCGCTCGCGCACTGCGTGGGGCGCTCCGGCTGCCTGAGGAGTCGCCCGCGTCGTGA
- a CDS encoding peroxiredoxin-like family protein, giving the protein MTRIAVGDVIERRPFTSIHDRTFTVPDDDRIVHLQFRRFAGCPVCNLHLHQVGARLGELTDAGILEVAFFHSRPEVMRDFQGELPFDAVADPERIVYREFGVERITLGMAWRALVPHVWTTAIRSLRWTQRRRGLRGSVGEGENVLGLPAEFLIAPNGTVLTAHYGRSVDDHWSVDEILSHAAAERSRL; this is encoded by the coding sequence ATGACGCGCATCGCGGTCGGCGACGTCATCGAGCGCCGGCCGTTCACGAGCATCCACGACAGAACCTTCACGGTGCCTGACGACGACCGGATCGTGCACCTGCAGTTCCGTCGCTTCGCAGGCTGCCCGGTCTGCAACCTCCACCTCCATCAGGTGGGCGCCAGGCTGGGCGAGCTGACGGATGCGGGAATCCTGGAGGTGGCCTTCTTCCACTCGAGGCCCGAGGTCATGCGGGACTTCCAGGGCGAGCTGCCCTTCGACGCCGTCGCGGACCCGGAGCGGATCGTCTATCGGGAGTTCGGCGTCGAGCGGATCACCCTGGGCATGGCATGGCGGGCGCTCGTTCCGCACGTCTGGACGACGGCGATCCGGTCGCTGCGCTGGACGCAGCGACGCCGGGGTCTGCGCGGCTCGGTCGGAGAGGGGGAGAACGTGCTCGGGCTGCCGGCGGAGTTCCTCATCGCGCCGAACGGGACCGTGCTGACGGCGCACTACGGGCGCTCCGTCGACGACCATTGGTCAGTGGACGAGATCCTGTCCCACGCGGCCGCAGAGCGAAGCCGCCTCTGA
- the kdpC gene encoding potassium-transporting ATPase subunit KdpC → MSPALRGTGRQYWVALRAMIVLTVLLGVAYPLVMTAVGQLTMPARANGSLITVNGTTVGSSLIGQSFTDGKGNPLPQWFQSRPSAAGDGYDANASSASNLGPNNSELVKQIDARKAQIEKLDGVDAASIPPDALTASGSGLDPHISPAYALLQVHAVAKARGIPESRVEALVTSMIQGRDLGYLGEPTVNVLQLNLALSKMDPAGDAGSK, encoded by the coding sequence ATGAGTCCCGCACTTCGTGGCACCGGGCGGCAGTATTGGGTGGCCCTGCGCGCGATGATCGTGCTGACCGTGCTGCTGGGCGTGGCGTACCCACTCGTGATGACGGCCGTCGGGCAGCTGACGATGCCGGCGCGCGCGAACGGCTCCCTGATCACCGTGAACGGCACGACAGTCGGCTCGAGTCTGATCGGCCAATCGTTCACCGACGGGAAGGGCAACCCGTTGCCGCAGTGGTTCCAGTCCCGGCCGTCGGCCGCCGGGGACGGCTATGACGCCAACGCGTCGAGCGCCAGCAACCTCGGGCCGAACAACTCGGAGCTCGTCAAGCAGATCGACGCCCGCAAGGCGCAGATCGAGAAGCTCGACGGCGTGGATGCCGCGAGCATCCCGCCCGACGCGCTGACGGCGTCAGGCTCGGGCCTCGACCCGCACATCTCGCCCGCCTACGCGCTGCTGCAGGTGCACGCCGTGGCGAAGGCGCGGGGCATTCCGGAATCCCGGGTCGAGGCGCTTGTGACGTCTATGATTCAGGGGCGGGACCTCGGGTACCTGGGCGAGCCGACGGTGAACGTGCTGCAGCTCAACCTGGCGCTGTCGAAGATGGATCCGGCGGGCGACGCCGGCTCCAAGTGA
- a CDS encoding MarR family winged helix-turn-helix transcriptional regulator encodes MAGTEDTRTRRRVTGELKRRFRDVNNQIALLSHHVSARVELRDIDLDCLDFLAQHGPASPSALARRVGVHPATMTGVVDRLEKGGWIQRERDADDRRAVVLSVRREAIGEVFRHYDGMNSQLDAVCDAYSPAELALISGFLERTADAGRRAVAEFSEGD; translated from the coding sequence ATGGCCGGAACAGAGGACACCCGCACCCGCCGTCGGGTGACGGGCGAGCTCAAGCGGCGATTCCGCGACGTGAACAACCAGATCGCCCTGCTCTCGCACCACGTCTCGGCGCGGGTGGAGCTGCGCGACATCGACCTCGACTGCCTCGACTTCCTCGCGCAGCACGGGCCGGCCAGCCCGAGCGCGCTCGCTCGGCGCGTCGGCGTGCATCCCGCGACGATGACGGGCGTCGTCGACCGCCTGGAGAAGGGCGGCTGGATCCAGCGCGAGCGCGACGCCGACGATCGGCGGGCCGTGGTGCTCTCCGTGCGCCGGGAGGCGATCGGCGAGGTGTTCCGGCACTACGACGGGATGAACTCGCAGCTGGACGCCGTGTGCGACGCCTACTCCCCCGCCGAGCTCGCGCTCATCAGCGGGTTCCTCGAACGCACCGCGGACGCCGGAAGGCGCGCCGTCGCCGAGTTCTCCGAGGGCGACTGA
- a CDS encoding ATP-binding protein → MARGKLRVLLGAAPGVGKTYAMLDEGRRLLETGKDVVVAVVETHGRAATAAMLDGLEVVPRRAVNHRGVELTELDLDAVLARAPEVALVDELAHTDAPGGRHEKRWEDVAELLDAGITVISTVNIQHIESLNDVVEQITGIGQQETIPDSVLRAADQVEVIDLAPQALRDRLSEGLVYPAARVDAALSNYFRLGNLTALRELALLWLADEVDSALQTYRREHGIDSKWEARERVVVALTGGPEGETLLRRGARIAARSGGGELVAVHVVSDDGLRERHPGALAEQRALVEKLGGAYHEIVGSDIPAALVEFAKAVNATQLVIGVSRRSRLLAFLTGPGIGSTVIRASGDIDVHIVSHAAAGSAQLTLPRARGSLSVRRRVYGFVLAVVGGPLLSWLLWAVHTPDALTSDVLAFQLLVIVVALIGGIWPALFAAVLSGLTLDFLFLAPVYTITIAEPVHLLALLLYVVGAALVSFVVDQAARRSRAAQRSAAESDVLATVAGGVIRGEDAVHALVQRTREAFGLERVRLLDADGAEISHDAAPESEAVGPDVEKPVTVESVGERGTLELYGAELTASDRRVLQVIITQLNAALEHRELSDTASELGPLAETDRVRSALLAAVGHDLRRPLAAATAAVTSLRSHDVELSQGDRDALLATANDSLGNLDALVTNLLDVTRVQAGVLAVSLRRVEIEDLLPAALEELSAPPGSVALDVPDDTPAVMADPVLLQRVLVNLLANALRYSPRGIPPRLGVSVFGDEVQVRVADAGAGVPDDRKDAIFQPFQREGDTDNSTGIGLGLALSKGFVEGMGGTLAPEDTPGGGLTMVVALPGFSRANPTRTALHQEKGPR, encoded by the coding sequence ATGGCGAGAGGCAAGCTGCGGGTGCTGCTCGGAGCCGCGCCGGGCGTCGGCAAGACCTACGCCATGCTGGACGAGGGCAGGCGGCTGCTGGAGACCGGCAAAGACGTGGTGGTCGCCGTCGTGGAGACGCACGGCAGGGCCGCGACCGCTGCGATGCTCGACGGCCTCGAAGTGGTGCCGCGGCGTGCGGTGAACCACCGCGGCGTCGAGCTCACCGAGCTGGACCTCGACGCTGTGCTGGCCCGTGCTCCCGAGGTCGCCCTCGTCGACGAGCTCGCACACACGGACGCGCCGGGCGGCCGCCACGAGAAGCGCTGGGAAGACGTGGCGGAACTGCTGGATGCCGGCATCACCGTGATCTCCACGGTCAACATCCAGCACATCGAGTCGCTGAACGACGTGGTGGAGCAGATCACCGGCATCGGTCAGCAGGAGACGATCCCGGACTCCGTGCTGCGCGCCGCCGATCAGGTGGAGGTGATCGACCTGGCGCCGCAGGCGCTGCGCGACCGCCTCTCCGAGGGACTGGTCTATCCGGCCGCGAGGGTGGACGCTGCGCTCTCCAACTACTTCAGGCTCGGCAACCTCACCGCACTGCGCGAGCTCGCCCTGCTGTGGCTCGCCGACGAGGTCGACAGCGCCCTGCAGACCTATCGGCGCGAGCACGGCATCGACAGCAAGTGGGAGGCGCGGGAGCGCGTCGTCGTCGCGCTCACCGGTGGGCCGGAGGGCGAGACCCTGCTGCGCAGGGGTGCGCGCATCGCGGCACGGTCGGGCGGAGGCGAGCTCGTCGCGGTGCACGTCGTCAGCGATGACGGGCTGAGGGAGCGGCATCCGGGCGCGCTGGCTGAGCAGCGCGCGCTGGTCGAGAAGCTGGGCGGGGCGTACCACGAGATCGTGGGCTCCGACATTCCGGCTGCCCTCGTGGAGTTCGCAAAGGCCGTCAACGCGACGCAACTCGTGATCGGGGTGTCGCGGCGTTCGCGGCTGCTCGCCTTCCTCACCGGGCCCGGCATCGGCTCGACGGTGATCAGGGCGTCGGGCGACATCGACGTGCACATCGTGTCGCACGCCGCGGCGGGCAGCGCCCAGCTGACCCTGCCGAGGGCGCGCGGCTCGTTGAGCGTGCGGCGCAGGGTCTACGGGTTCGTGCTGGCGGTCGTCGGCGGCCCGCTGCTCAGCTGGCTGCTCTGGGCGGTGCACACCCCGGACGCCCTGACCAGTGACGTGCTCGCCTTCCAACTGCTCGTGATCGTGGTCGCGCTCATCGGCGGCATCTGGCCGGCGCTGTTCGCCGCAGTGCTGTCGGGACTCACGCTCGACTTCCTCTTTCTCGCGCCGGTTTATACGATCACGATCGCCGAGCCGGTGCACCTCCTGGCGCTGCTGCTCTACGTGGTGGGTGCTGCGCTCGTGAGCTTCGTCGTCGACCAGGCGGCACGCCGATCGCGGGCGGCGCAGCGCTCGGCGGCGGAGTCCGACGTGCTCGCCACTGTGGCAGGCGGAGTCATCCGCGGCGAAGACGCGGTGCACGCCCTGGTGCAGCGCACCAGGGAAGCGTTCGGACTCGAGCGGGTGCGGCTGCTGGATGCCGACGGCGCCGAGATCTCGCACGATGCGGCTCCCGAGTCCGAGGCGGTCGGACCCGATGTCGAAAAGCCCGTCACGGTCGAATCGGTGGGGGAGCGCGGCACGCTCGAGCTCTATGGGGCGGAGCTCACGGCATCCGATCGCCGTGTGCTCCAGGTCATCATCACGCAGCTGAATGCGGCGCTCGAGCACCGGGAGCTGAGCGACACGGCCAGCGAACTCGGACCGCTCGCCGAGACCGACCGCGTGCGATCGGCGCTGCTCGCCGCAGTAGGGCACGACCTGCGTCGGCCGTTGGCCGCGGCCACCGCCGCTGTGACGAGCCTGCGCTCGCACGACGTCGAACTGTCGCAAGGGGACAGGGATGCCTTGCTCGCCACCGCGAACGACAGCCTCGGCAATCTGGACGCGCTCGTGACCAATCTGCTCGACGTGACCAGGGTGCAGGCGGGCGTGCTCGCCGTCTCGCTGCGCCGCGTCGAGATCGAGGACCTGCTGCCCGCTGCGCTCGAGGAGCTCTCCGCGCCCCCGGGCAGCGTCGCGCTCGACGTGCCCGACGACACACCGGCCGTGATGGCCGACCCCGTGCTGCTGCAGCGCGTGCTGGTCAACCTGCTCGCGAACGCCTTGAGGTACTCGCCGCGCGGCATCCCACCAAGGCTCGGCGTCAGCGTGTTCGGCGATGAGGTGCAGGTGCGCGTCGCGGATGCCGGCGCCGGCGTTCCCGACGACCGCAAGGACGCCATCTTCCAGCCGTTCCAGCGCGAGGGAGACACCGACAACTCGACGGGGATCGGACTCGGCCTCGCCCTCTCGAAGGGGTTCGTCGAGGGGATGGGCGGAACCCTCGCACCGGAGGACACCCCGGGCGGCGGGCTCACGATGGTGGTGGCGCTCCCGGGGTTCTCGCGGGCGAACCCCACGCGCACCGCGCTTCACCAGGAGAAAGGACCGCGATGA
- the kdpA gene encoding potassium-transporting ATPase subunit KdpA, with the protein MTTLWLFIAQLATVALMLVISYRPLGDYLAHTFTSRKDLKVERGIYRLIGVDSASEQSWQVYLRSVLAFSIVGVLLVYLIQRLQAWLPYSLGLPAVPQGLSFNTAISFVTNTNWQSYSPEVTVGYTVQIAALTVQNFVSAAVGLAVAIALVRGFAAHRNEGREANESTRSSEAKAAVDVRSTEHRSGTIGNFWVDLIRGTLRILLPLSVLFTIVLIAGGAIENFNAVDTVHTLAGATQHIPGGPAASQEAIKLLGNNGGGFFNANSAHPFENPTAWTNLIEVFMMLLVPFCLPRAFGRMVGDNRQGYAIAAAMGVIFVVSLSLFTWIETAGGGTATAAAGGAMEGKEQRFGILGTTLFGTTSTLTSTGAVDAAHDSLTPLGGMMTMINMMTGEVAPGGIGAGLYGILVMAIIAVFLAGLMVGRTPEYLGKKIGAREVKLASLYFLTTPTIVLAGTALSFAIPGVVQSVEKTTIFNPGQHGFSEILYAFTSAANNNGSAFGGISANTPWMNAALGAAMFLARFIPIVFVLALAGSLAAQEKLPVTAGTMPTHRPQFVGLLVGTILIITALTYFPVLALGPLAEGLH; encoded by the coding sequence ATGACAACTCTCTGGCTCTTCATCGCCCAGCTCGCCACCGTGGCCCTGATGCTCGTCATCAGCTATCGGCCGCTCGGCGACTACCTGGCGCACACGTTCACCTCCCGCAAAGACCTGAAGGTCGAACGCGGCATCTATCGCCTGATCGGCGTCGACTCCGCCTCCGAGCAGAGCTGGCAGGTCTACCTGCGCAGCGTGCTGGCGTTCTCGATCGTCGGCGTGCTGCTCGTCTACCTGATCCAACGGCTCCAGGCATGGCTGCCGTACTCGCTCGGCCTCCCCGCCGTTCCACAAGGATTGTCGTTCAACACGGCGATCTCGTTCGTCACGAACACGAACTGGCAGTCGTACTCACCGGAGGTGACCGTCGGCTACACCGTGCAGATCGCAGCGCTCACGGTGCAGAACTTCGTCTCGGCGGCCGTCGGTCTCGCCGTCGCCATCGCGCTCGTGCGCGGGTTCGCCGCACACCGCAACGAAGGCCGAGAGGCGAACGAGTCCACTCGTTCGTCCGAGGCCAAGGCAGCGGTTGACGTGCGCAGCACGGAACACAGGTCGGGCACGATCGGCAACTTCTGGGTGGACCTCATCCGCGGAACGCTGCGCATACTGCTCCCGCTGTCGGTGCTGTTCACCATCGTGCTCATCGCCGGCGGTGCGATCGAGAACTTCAACGCGGTCGACACCGTGCACACGCTCGCCGGCGCCACGCAGCACATCCCGGGTGGGCCCGCCGCCTCGCAGGAGGCGATCAAGCTGCTGGGCAACAACGGCGGCGGCTTCTTCAACGCCAACTCGGCGCACCCCTTCGAGAACCCGACGGCGTGGACCAACCTCATCGAGGTGTTCATGATGCTGCTCGTGCCGTTCTGCCTGCCGAGGGCGTTCGGCCGCATGGTCGGCGACAACCGCCAGGGGTACGCGATCGCGGCCGCCATGGGCGTGATCTTCGTGGTCTCCCTCTCGCTCTTCACCTGGATCGAGACCGCGGGCGGCGGAACGGCCACCGCGGCGGCCGGCGGCGCGATGGAGGGCAAGGAGCAGCGCTTCGGCATCCTCGGCACCACCCTGTTCGGCACGACGAGCACCCTGACGTCGACGGGAGCTGTGGATGCCGCGCACGACTCCCTCACCCCGCTCGGCGGCATGATGACGATGATCAACATGATGACCGGCGAGGTCGCCCCGGGCGGCATCGGGGCCGGGCTCTACGGCATCCTCGTGATGGCGATCATCGCCGTCTTTCTCGCCGGGCTCATGGTGGGCCGCACGCCGGAATACCTCGGCAAGAAGATCGGCGCCCGCGAGGTGAAGCTGGCGAGCCTGTACTTCCTCACCACCCCGACGATCGTGCTCGCCGGCACCGCGCTGAGCTTCGCCATTCCGGGAGTCGTGCAGAGCGTGGAGAAGACGACGATCTTCAACCCCGGCCAGCACGGGTTCTCCGAGATCCTCTACGCGTTCACCTCGGCGGCCAACAACAACGGCTCGGCGTTCGGCGGCATCTCCGCGAACACGCCGTGGATGAACGCGGCACTGGGGGCCGCGATGTTCCTCGCCCGTTTCATCCCGATCGTGTTCGTGCTCGCGCTCGCCGGATCTCTCGCGGCTCAGGAGAAGCTCCCCGTCACGGCCGGCACCATGCCGACGCACAGGCCGCAGTTCGTCGGACTGCTGGTCGGAACCATCCTCATCATCACCGCACTCACCTACTTCCCGGTGCTCGCACTGGGGCCGCTCGCAGAAGGACTGCACTGA
- a CDS encoding response regulator transcription factor, producing the protein MKIVVADDDRQILGALRIILSARSYDVVVAANGKQALEKVIDGHPDLVVLDLGMPELDGLEVIDAIRGWSTVPILVISGRADSAEKVEALDRGADDYVTKPFATDELLARIRALVRRTPASDEEPRVSFDDVVVDLGARRVTKDGHPVRLTPTEWQILSLLVRNPDRLVTREAILTEVWGPHHTSDSGYLRLYLAQLRKKLEPEPSSPRFLITESGMGYRFVPGGEQS; encoded by the coding sequence ATGAAGATCGTCGTCGCCGACGATGACCGGCAGATCCTCGGGGCTCTGCGCATCATCCTGAGCGCCCGCAGCTACGACGTGGTCGTGGCGGCGAACGGCAAGCAGGCCCTCGAGAAGGTGATCGACGGGCATCCCGATCTCGTGGTGCTCGACCTCGGCATGCCCGAGCTCGATGGGCTCGAGGTGATCGACGCCATTCGCGGCTGGAGCACGGTGCCCATCCTCGTCATCTCCGGCCGCGCCGACTCCGCCGAGAAGGTGGAGGCACTCGACCGTGGAGCCGACGACTACGTGACCAAGCCGTTCGCGACCGACGAGCTGCTGGCGCGCATCCGGGCTCTCGTGCGCCGCACTCCCGCCTCCGACGAGGAGCCGAGGGTGTCCTTCGACGACGTGGTGGTCGATCTCGGGGCGCGGCGCGTGACGAAAGACGGGCATCCGGTGCGGCTCACGCCGACCGAGTGGCAGATCCTGTCGCTGCTCGTTCGCAACCCCGATCGCCTGGTCACGAGGGAGGCGATCCTCACCGAGGTGTGGGGGCCGCACCACACGTCGGACTCCGGCTACCTTCGGCTCTATCTCGCGCAGTTGCGCAAGAAGCTCGAACCCGAGCCGTCGAGCCCGAGGTTCCTCATCACGGAATCCGGCATGGGCTACCGGTTCGTGCCCGGCGGCGAACAGTCGTGA
- the kdpB gene encoding potassium-transporting ATPase subunit KdpB: MNETLTTEPSARHPRTEKARGGAFNARQLVTSLPDALRKLSPLQMWHNPVMFIVEVGAALTTLLAIAQPFLGGQVSGGTTTTVAFTWWIAVWLWLTVLFATLAEAVAEGRGKAQAASLRKTRTTTTANRVVDYRDDDPGAVHAPTTQVASADLKLGDVVVVTAGEPIPGDGDIVWGIASVDESAITGESAPVVRESGGDRSAVTGGTRVLSDRIVVRITSKPGETFVDRMIRLVEGASRQKTPNEIALNILLASLTIVFVVVILILGPVAGYADATPTVPVLVALLVCLIPTTIGALLSAIGIAGMDRLVQRNVLAMSGRAVEAAGDVNTLLLDKTGTITYGNRQASEFLPLSGVGDDELVDAAALASLSDPTPEGSSVVALATSLGRTPPASVPGDVVPFTAQTRMSGVDLADGTVIRKGAASAVVTWAGEDAAPPASVIAQLDQLVEGISQSGGTPLAVATRGTDGTTRILGVIHLKDVVKTGLVERFADLRRMGIRTVMVTGDNPLTAKAIAQEAGVDDFLAEATPEDKLALIRREQEGGSLVAMTGDGTNDAPALAQADVGVAMNTGTSAAKEAGNMVDLDSDPTKLIDIVSIGKQLLITRGALTTFSIANDVAKYFAIIPAMFVGVFPGLHVLNIMGLHSPSSAILSAVIFNAIIIVILIPLALRGVRYRPSSASQLLGRNLLLYGIGGIIAPFIGIKLIDLLIALIPGF, translated from the coding sequence ATGAACGAAACCCTCACCACAGAGCCGTCGGCGCGGCATCCGCGAACCGAGAAGGCCCGCGGCGGCGCGTTCAACGCGCGCCAGCTCGTCACGAGCCTTCCGGATGCCCTGCGCAAGCTGAGCCCCCTTCAGATGTGGCACAACCCGGTCATGTTCATCGTGGAGGTGGGAGCCGCGCTCACCACGCTGCTCGCCATCGCCCAGCCCTTCCTCGGCGGCCAGGTCTCGGGCGGCACCACCACGACCGTCGCCTTCACCTGGTGGATCGCGGTCTGGCTGTGGCTCACCGTGCTGTTCGCCACGCTCGCCGAGGCGGTCGCCGAGGGGCGCGGCAAGGCGCAGGCCGCGAGCCTGCGCAAGACCCGCACGACGACCACCGCCAACCGCGTGGTCGACTATCGCGACGACGACCCCGGAGCCGTGCATGCGCCGACCACGCAGGTCGCGTCGGCCGACCTGAAGCTCGGGGACGTCGTGGTCGTGACGGCAGGCGAGCCGATCCCCGGAGACGGAGACATCGTCTGGGGCATCGCCTCGGTCGACGAGTCGGCGATCACGGGGGAGTCGGCGCCCGTCGTGCGCGAGTCGGGCGGTGACCGCAGCGCCGTCACCGGCGGCACTCGGGTGCTCTCCGACCGCATCGTCGTGCGCATCACGTCGAAGCCGGGGGAGACGTTCGTCGACCGCATGATCCGGCTCGTGGAGGGCGCGAGCAGGCAGAAGACGCCGAACGAGATCGCCCTGAACATCCTGCTGGCCAGCCTCACGATCGTGTTCGTCGTGGTGATCCTCATCCTCGGTCCCGTCGCGGGCTATGCGGATGCCACGCCCACGGTTCCCGTGCTCGTCGCCCTGCTCGTCTGCCTCATCCCGACCACGATCGGCGCGCTGCTGTCGGCCATCGGCATCGCGGGCATGGACCGGCTCGTGCAGCGCAACGTGCTCGCCATGTCGGGACGCGCCGTCGAGGCCGCCGGCGACGTCAACACCCTGTTGCTCGACAAGACGGGAACGATCACCTACGGCAACCGCCAGGCGAGCGAGTTCCTGCCGTTGAGCGGGGTGGGCGACGACGAGCTGGTGGACGCCGCCGCGCTGGCCTCGCTCAGCGATCCGACACCGGAGGGATCGTCCGTCGTCGCACTGGCGACCAGCCTCGGCCGCACGCCGCCTGCCTCCGTGCCGGGCGATGTGGTGCCGTTCACGGCGCAGACCCGCATGAGCGGCGTCGACCTCGCCGACGGCACCGTCATCCGCAAGGGCGCGGCGAGCGCCGTCGTCACGTGGGCCGGAGAGGATGCTGCACCGCCGGCATCCGTCATCGCTCAGCTCGACCAGCTGGTCGAGGGCATCTCGCAGTCCGGCGGCACACCGCTCGCGGTCGCGACCCGCGGAACGGACGGGACCACGCGCATCCTCGGCGTCATCCACTTGAAGGACGTCGTGAAGACCGGCCTCGTCGAGCGGTTCGCCGACCTGCGACGCATGGGCATCCGCACCGTGATGGTCACCGGCGACAACCCGCTCACGGCCAAGGCGATCGCGCAGGAGGCGGGGGTCGACGACTTTCTGGCCGAGGCGACGCCCGAGGACAAGCTGGCGCTGATCCGCAGGGAGCAGGAAGGCGGAAGCCTCGTCGCGATGACCGGCGACGGCACGAACGATGCGCCGGCGCTCGCACAGGCCGACGTGGGCGTGGCGATGAACACCGGAACGTCGGCCGCGAAGGAGGCCGGCAACATGGTCGACCTCGACTCCGACCCCACGAAGCTCATCGACATCGTCTCGATCGGCAAGCAGCTGCTCATCACCCGCGGCGCGCTCACCACGTTCTCCATCGCGAACGACGTCGCGAAGTACTTCGCGATCATCCCGGCGATGTTCGTCGGCGTGTTCCCCGGGCTGCATGTGCTCAACATCATGGGGCTGCACTCGCCGTCGTCGGCCATCCTCTCCGCGGTGATCTTCAACGCGATCATCATCGTGATCCTGATTCCGCTCGCTCTGCGCGGCGTGCGCTACCGGCCGTCGAGCGCCTCCCAGCTGCTCGGTCGCAACCTGCTTCTGTACGGCATCGGCGGCATCATCGCGCCGTTCATCGGCATCAAGCTCATCGATCTGCTGATCGCACTGATCCCGGGGTTCTGA